A genomic window from Pseudonocardia broussonetiae includes:
- a CDS encoding HpcH/HpaI aldolase/citrate lyase family protein, with translation MRGPALLFCPGDRPDRYAKAAAAADAVVLDLEDAVAPDAKDAARDAVVRGLAGLDHADLDPAAVVVRVNAAGTPWHTADVAALAAFPDVAVMLPMAQRPEDVEALAPHPVLALCETARGVLEAPRIASASTCVGLMWGSEDLLADLGGRSGRAVDGSYRPALAEARTRILYAARAAGVTPVDTVLVDIDDLDLLAADSADAAAAGYAAKACIHPRQVDVVRAAFRPGDDEVARAHEVLAAAVGRPGVFRFRGRMVDAPVLAHAREVLRRAGG, from the coding sequence GTGAGGGGTCCGGCGCTGCTGTTCTGCCCCGGGGACCGGCCCGACCGCTACGCCAAGGCCGCTGCGGCGGCGGACGCGGTGGTCCTGGACCTGGAGGATGCCGTCGCCCCGGACGCCAAGGACGCGGCCCGCGACGCCGTGGTGCGCGGCCTCGCCGGACTCGACCACGCCGATCTCGATCCCGCCGCCGTCGTCGTCCGCGTCAACGCCGCCGGCACCCCGTGGCACACCGCCGACGTCGCCGCGCTGGCCGCGTTCCCCGACGTGGCGGTGATGCTGCCGATGGCGCAGCGCCCCGAGGACGTCGAGGCGCTGGCCCCGCACCCGGTCCTCGCGCTGTGCGAGACCGCCCGCGGCGTGCTGGAGGCGCCGCGGATCGCCTCGGCGTCGACCTGCGTCGGGCTCATGTGGGGCAGCGAGGACCTGCTCGCCGACCTCGGCGGGCGGTCCGGCCGCGCCGTCGACGGCTCCTACCGGCCCGCGCTCGCCGAGGCCCGCACCCGCATCCTCTACGCCGCCCGCGCGGCCGGCGTCACGCCCGTCGACACGGTGCTGGTCGACATCGACGACCTCGACCTGCTCGCCGCCGACAGCGCGGACGCCGCCGCGGCCGGCTACGCGGCCAAGGCCTGCATCCACCCCCGGCAGGTCGACGTCGTGCGCGCCGCCTTCCGGCCCGGCGACGACGAGGTCGCGCGGGCCCACGAGGTGCTCGCGGCCGCCGTCGGACGGCCCGGGGTGTTCCGGTTCCGCGGCCGCATGGTCGACGCGCCTGTGCTCGCCCACGCCCGGGAGGTCCTGCGCCGCGCCGGCGGATGA
- a CDS encoding N-acyl homoserine lactonase family protein, whose product MHEAVQVRGGYEVLAVRYGTRTATKAETYLNHHVYGEPDESFAMDYFFWLVRGPGRTVLVDCGFGAEAGRRRGRTTLVDPVAALSALGVEPDAVDQVVVTHAHYDHIGNLHRFPRAEVVLARREYEFWTGPYAHRIQFAHSTEADELAHLAALRAQGRLRLVEDALDLAPGIELVVVGGHTPGQLVVQVAAGPSTVVLAADALHFYEELERDRPFFVVSDLVEMYRGFDLLREMTEDAGRLLVAGHDAEVGTRFRARLPGLPADLADLVVDLSGRGEAS is encoded by the coding sequence ATGCACGAGGCAGTCCAGGTGCGCGGCGGGTACGAGGTCCTCGCCGTCCGCTACGGGACGCGGACCGCGACCAAGGCCGAGACCTACCTCAACCACCACGTCTACGGCGAGCCGGACGAGTCGTTCGCGATGGACTACTTCTTCTGGCTGGTCCGCGGGCCCGGGCGCACGGTGCTGGTCGACTGCGGCTTCGGCGCGGAGGCGGGCCGCCGCCGCGGGCGCACGACGCTCGTCGACCCCGTGGCCGCGCTGTCGGCGCTGGGGGTCGAGCCGGACGCCGTCGACCAGGTCGTGGTCACCCACGCCCACTACGACCACATCGGCAACCTGCACCGCTTCCCCCGCGCCGAGGTCGTCCTCGCCCGCCGCGAGTACGAGTTCTGGACCGGGCCCTACGCGCACCGGATCCAGTTCGCCCACTCCACCGAGGCGGACGAGCTGGCGCACCTGGCGGCGCTGCGCGCGCAGGGCCGGCTCCGGCTGGTCGAGGACGCGCTCGACCTCGCACCCGGGATCGAGCTGGTCGTCGTCGGCGGCCACACACCCGGCCAGCTGGTGGTGCAGGTGGCGGCCGGGCCGTCGACGGTGGTGCTCGCCGCCGACGCCCTGCACTTCTACGAGGAGCTGGAGCGCGACCGGCCGTTCTTCGTGGTCTCGGACCTGGTCGAGATGTACCGCGGCTTCGACCTGCTGCGCGAGATGACCGAGGACGCCGGCCGGCTCCTGGTGGCCGGTCACGACGCCGAGGTCGGCACGCGGTTCCGCGCCCGGCTGCCCGGGCTGCCCGCCGACCTGGCCGACCTGGTCGTCGACCTGTCCGGCCGCGGGGAGGCGTCGTGA
- a CDS encoding FAS1-like dehydratase domain-containing protein, with the protein MPDTTTGALADHLAHWSPPVVETARRVDPWSSAAFAALIDAAPPALDEGTPLPPMWHWFTLLDHPATAEIGEDGHPAHGPFLPPVPGRRRMFAGGRLHLAGEIAHGSVLHARSSVTAVTTKTGRTGEMAFVTVRHELSADGAPAAVEEQDVVYRSEPDGAPRRTTPRPAGGEPEPAGDWRRTLPTGPVLLSRFSALTYNGHRIHYDTPYATGVEGYPDLVIHGPLLALLALELPRVHSPGSRVAEFSYRLVRPAFSPATVVAAGSPAGDGAEIAVAAQGAAPSLTATVRLEGTRW; encoded by the coding sequence GTGCCCGACACGACCACCGGCGCCCTGGCCGACCACCTCGCCCACTGGTCGCCGCCCGTGGTCGAGACCGCGCGCCGCGTGGACCCCTGGTCCTCCGCCGCGTTCGCCGCCCTGATCGACGCCGCCCCGCCCGCGCTCGACGAGGGCACGCCCCTGCCGCCGATGTGGCACTGGTTCACCCTCCTCGACCACCCCGCCACCGCCGAGATCGGCGAGGACGGGCACCCCGCGCACGGGCCGTTCCTGCCGCCGGTCCCCGGACGGCGCCGGATGTTCGCCGGCGGGCGCCTGCACCTCGCCGGGGAGATCGCGCACGGGTCGGTGCTGCACGCCCGGTCCTCGGTCACCGCCGTCACCACGAAGACCGGCCGCACCGGGGAGATGGCGTTCGTGACCGTGCGCCACGAGCTGTCGGCCGACGGCGCGCCCGCCGCCGTCGAGGAGCAGGACGTCGTCTACCGCTCCGAGCCCGACGGCGCCCCGCGCCGCACGACGCCCCGCCCCGCCGGCGGCGAGCCCGAGCCCGCCGGCGACTGGCGCCGCACCCTGCCCACCGGGCCGGTGCTGCTCTCCCGCTTCAGCGCGCTGACCTACAACGGCCACCGCATCCACTACGACACCCCCTACGCCACGGGCGTCGAGGGCTACCCCGACCTGGTGATCCACGGGCCGCTGCTCGCTCTGCTCGCCCTGGAGCTGCCCCGCGTGCACTCCCCCGGCTCCCGCGTCGCGGAGTTCTCCTACCGCCTGGTCCGGCCCGCGTTCAGCCCGGCCACGGTCGTCGCGGCCGGGTCGCCGGCCGGCGACGGCGCCGAGATCGCGGTGGCCGCACAGGGCGCCGCGCCCTCGCTGACCGCCACCGTGCGCCTCGAGGGGACGCGGTGGTGA
- a CDS encoding SDR family oxidoreductase yields the protein MHPNQKSESDPADRKVVLVTGASSGIGEGIATRLVEEGHHVVAGARRTGHLRALADRTAAAAERSGGSLHPVEVDVTDRAGVAAFVGEARRRAGRVDVFVNNAGVMPLSRLDSLLVDEWDRMIDVNVRGLLHGIAATLPVFADQGSGHFVTIASIGAHQVVPTSAVYSASKYAAWAITEGLRQESDPSIRVTTISPGVVASELADTITDPGAAEAMRTYRANAIEPDAIARAVSFAIDQPAGVDVNEIIVRPARQR from the coding sequence ATGCATCCGAACCAGAAGAGCGAGAGCGACCCGGCCGACCGGAAGGTCGTGCTCGTGACCGGCGCCAGCAGCGGGATCGGCGAGGGGATCGCCACCCGGCTGGTCGAGGAGGGCCACCACGTGGTCGCCGGGGCGCGGCGCACCGGTCACCTGCGGGCGCTGGCCGACCGCACGGCCGCGGCCGCGGAGCGGTCGGGCGGCAGCCTGCACCCCGTCGAGGTCGACGTCACCGACCGGGCGGGCGTCGCGGCGTTCGTGGGCGAGGCCCGCCGCCGGGCGGGGAGGGTCGACGTCTTCGTCAACAACGCCGGGGTCATGCCGCTGTCGCGGCTGGACTCCCTGCTGGTCGACGAGTGGGACCGGATGATCGACGTGAACGTCCGGGGCCTGCTGCACGGGATCGCGGCGACCCTCCCGGTCTTCGCGGACCAGGGGTCCGGTCACTTCGTCACGATCGCGAGCATCGGCGCCCACCAGGTCGTGCCGACGTCCGCGGTGTACTCGGCCTCCAAGTACGCGGCGTGGGCGATCACGGAGGGCCTGCGCCAGGAGTCCGACCCGTCGATCCGGGTCACCACGATCAGCCCGGGCGTCGTCGCCTCCGAGCTCGCCGACACCATCACCGACCCCGGCGCGGCCGAGGCGATGCGCACCTACCGCGCGAACGCGATCGAGCCGGACGCGATCGCCCGGGCCGTCAGCTTCGCGATCGACCAGCCGGCGGGCGTCGACGTCAACGAGATCATCGTCCGGCCGGCCCGGCAGCGCTGA
- a CDS encoding LysR family transcriptional regulator, producing the protein MDELEWFVALAETGHMTRAAERLSIAQPTLSRALGRLERQVGAPLFDRGHRRMTLNPSGEILLEHARRSLAELAAARERITTLRDPEHGTVRLAFLHSIAASLTPEILRGFRAHAPGVTVDLTQAAGHEILDHLRSGRVDIGLTAPRPDDDAMAWTPLRREQLRLAVPAEHPLAVRGAVDLADARDEPFVTLREPIGLRRLTDDLCARAGITPRIAFESTEIATLEGLVAAGLGVAVVPAPRPHRAEPGVTYLPLTDEAAHRTIGLAWLRTRPRPPVVARFAAFVAARFPLDTRADG; encoded by the coding sequence ATGGACGAGCTGGAGTGGTTCGTGGCGCTCGCCGAGACCGGGCACATGACCCGCGCCGCCGAGCGGCTCTCGATCGCCCAGCCCACGCTGTCCCGCGCGCTGGGCCGGCTCGAGCGCCAGGTCGGCGCGCCGCTGTTCGACCGCGGGCACCGCCGGATGACGCTCAACCCCAGCGGCGAGATCCTGCTGGAGCACGCCCGCCGCAGCCTCGCCGAGCTGGCCGCGGCGCGCGAGCGCATCACGACCCTGCGCGACCCGGAGCACGGCACGGTCCGGCTCGCGTTCCTGCACTCGATCGCCGCGTCGCTGACCCCGGAGATCCTGCGCGGGTTCCGCGCCCACGCGCCCGGCGTCACCGTCGACCTCACCCAGGCGGCGGGTCACGAGATCCTCGACCACCTGCGGTCCGGGCGCGTCGACATCGGCCTCACCGCTCCCCGCCCGGACGACGACGCGATGGCCTGGACGCCGCTGCGCCGCGAGCAGCTCCGCCTCGCCGTGCCCGCCGAACACCCGCTCGCCGTGCGCGGGGCCGTCGACCTGGCCGACGCGCGCGACGAACCGTTCGTCACCCTGCGCGAGCCCATCGGCCTGCGCCGGCTCACCGACGACCTCTGCGCCCGGGCCGGCATCACGCCGCGGATCGCCTTCGAGAGCACCGAGATCGCCACCCTGGAGGGCCTCGTCGCCGCCGGGCTGGGCGTGGCCGTCGTCCCGGCACCCCGGCCGCACCGCGCCGAGCCGGGCGTCACCTACCTGCCGCTGACCGACGAGGCGGCGCACCGCACGATCGGGCTGGCCTGGCTGCGCACCCGCCCGCGACCGCCCGTCGTCGCCCGCTTCGCGGCGTTCGTCGCGGCCCGGTTCCCCCTCGACACGCGGGCGGACGGGTAG